A single region of the Kocuria rosea genome encodes:
- the atpB gene encoding F0F1 ATP synthase subunit A, which translates to MNAALIRLPATGGFTAPTVEEMHLPPFFALGTFEFGKQTLLILLSVVLIAGFFMWAIRRNALVPSKSQYLAESGYGFVRNHLGRDIIGEKEFRPYVPLLFTFFFFILVNNLFGSIPVLQLPTLSYAGSAYVLAGIAYVTWVFMGIKRHGLGGFMGKMTMPPDVPKLLYIFLIPIEFLSNLIIRPVTHALRVFATMFAGHLALMVAASMTGYLLSQASAISVVALGSTVLGVFIYFLEILIQVLQAYIFTLLFAVYVQGALQEGH; encoded by the coding sequence TTGAACGCCGCCCTCATCAGGCTCCCCGCCACCGGAGGATTCACCGCCCCGACCGTCGAGGAGATGCACCTGCCGCCGTTCTTCGCGCTGGGCACCTTCGAGTTCGGCAAGCAGACGCTGCTGATCCTCCTGTCGGTCGTCCTGATCGCCGGCTTCTTCATGTGGGCCATCCGCCGCAACGCGCTCGTCCCGTCGAAGTCGCAGTACCTCGCGGAGAGCGGCTACGGGTTCGTCCGCAACCACCTCGGCCGGGACATCATCGGTGAGAAGGAGTTCCGCCCCTACGTCCCGCTGCTGTTCACGTTCTTCTTCTTCATCCTGGTGAACAACCTGTTCGGCTCCATCCCGGTGCTGCAGCTGCCGACCCTCTCCTACGCGGGCTCCGCCTACGTCCTGGCCGGCATCGCTTACGTCACCTGGGTCTTCATGGGCATCAAGCGCCACGGCCTCGGCGGCTTCATGGGCAAGATGACCATGCCGCCGGACGTCCCGAAGCTGCTCTACATCTTCCTCATCCCGATCGAGTTCCTCTCGAACCTGATCATCCGCCCGGTCACGCACGCCCTGCGTGTGTTCGCCACCATGTTCGCCGGTCACCTCGCCCTGATGGTCGCGGCGTCCATGACGGGCTACCTGCTCTCCCAGGCCAGCGCCATCAGCGTCGTCGCCCTGGGCTCGACCGTGCTCGGCGTGTTCATCTACTTCCTGGAGATCCTGATCCAGGTCCTCCAGGCCTACATCTTCACCCTCCTCTTCGCCGTGTACGTCCAGGGTGCCCTGCAAGAGGGCCACTGA
- a CDS encoding AtpZ/AtpI family protein has protein sequence MSADDRDDPARPDGTPPPEEGPGAPQDGPGERPGLRTAGELVEGGGLSGGLTTLLYVVIGMGFWSLVGWGADRVLGTRWIVVLGACIGAASGIYVVYLHMQEGLRRSLTSDGRDPHNPHQSGPDSAPRP, from the coding sequence ATGAGCGCGGATGACCGCGACGACCCGGCCCGCCCGGACGGAACGCCCCCGCCGGAGGAGGGCCCCGGGGCCCCGCAGGACGGGCCCGGGGAGCGCCCCGGACTGCGCACCGCGGGGGAGCTCGTGGAGGGCGGAGGGCTCTCCGGAGGTCTCACGACACTCCTCTACGTGGTGATCGGGATGGGGTTCTGGAGTTTGGTAGGGTGGGGTGCGGATCGCGTGCTGGGAACCCGGTGGATCGTGGTCCTGGGAGCGTGCATCGGCGCCGCCTCCGGGATCTACGTCGTGTACCTCCACATGCAGGAGGGGTTGCGTCGCAGCCTGACCTCCGATGGGCGAGATCCACACAACCCGCACCAGTCCGGCCCGGACTCGGCGCCCCGACCGTGA
- the atpE gene encoding ATP synthase F0 subunit C, with translation MTGSLSAIGYGLAAIGGGIGVGLIFAAYMQSVARQPESQRVLQPMLFFGFAVVEALAILGFVLAFIA, from the coding sequence ATGACTGGTTCGCTCAGCGCTATTGGTTACGGTCTGGCTGCCATCGGCGGTGGCATCGGCGTGGGTCTGATCTTCGCCGCGTACATGCAGTCCGTCGCCCGCCAGCCCGAGTCGCAGCGCGTGCTCCAGCCGATGCTGTTCTTCGGCTTCGCCGTGGTCGAGGCCCTCGCGATTCTGGGCTTCGTGCTCGCGTTCATCGCCTGA
- a CDS encoding glycosyltransferase gives MSPHPPLEFSVLMPVYRADTAERVRRAAESATVEQRRRPAELVVVRDGPVPAALEAELDRLVRELPVPVVRVDLERNEGLTAALTAGLDRCRHDVVARADADDVSYPRRFAVQLPVIEAGADLVGSSMHEIGDDERTPIALRRAPVGERDILSVSRRRNPVSHPTVVFRRSAVRAAGGYEHVPLAEDYWLWVRMLRAGADVRNVAEPLVGYRVSAGSYERRGGWRVLRAELALQARLRGIGHVGFLQWVRNVVVRGGYRFVPTRLRELAYRAMVGAPRP, from the coding sequence GTGAGCCCGCACCCCCCGCTCGAGTTCTCCGTGCTCATGCCCGTCTACCGCGCCGACACCGCGGAGCGGGTGCGCCGGGCGGCCGAGTCGGCCACCGTCGAGCAGCGGCGCCGGCCCGCCGAGCTCGTCGTCGTGCGGGACGGCCCCGTCCCCGCGGCGCTGGAGGCCGAGCTGGACCGCCTGGTGCGCGAGCTCCCCGTGCCCGTGGTGCGGGTCGACCTGGAGCGCAACGAGGGCCTCACCGCGGCGCTCACCGCCGGCCTGGACCGGTGCCGGCACGACGTGGTGGCCCGCGCCGACGCCGACGACGTCTCCTACCCCCGCCGCTTCGCGGTGCAGCTGCCCGTGATCGAGGCCGGGGCCGACCTGGTGGGCTCGTCGATGCACGAGATCGGCGACGACGAGCGGACCCCGATCGCCCTGCGCCGCGCACCGGTGGGGGAGCGGGACATCCTCTCCGTCTCCCGGCGCCGCAACCCCGTGAGCCACCCGACGGTGGTGTTCCGGCGCTCGGCGGTGCGGGCGGCCGGCGGCTACGAGCACGTGCCCCTGGCCGAGGACTACTGGCTGTGGGTGCGGATGCTGCGCGCGGGCGCCGACGTGCGCAACGTGGCCGAACCGCTGGTCGGCTACCGGGTCTCGGCGGGCTCCTACGAGCGGCGCGGCGGATGGCGCGTGCTCCGCGCGGAGCTCGCCCTCCAGGCCCGCCTGCGCGGGATCGGCCACGTCGGGTTCCTACAATGGGTGCGCAACGTGGTGGTGCGCGGCGGCTACCGGTTCGTCCCCACCCGGCTCCGGGAGCTCGCCTACCGGGCCATGGTCGGCGCACCCCGCCCCTGA
- a CDS encoding F0F1 ATP synthase subunit delta, producing the protein MGDAANEFTQQSAREVERWAGSASPALARELFAVLAILDENGALRRALADPSYEGPRREQVVRRIFADKVSPDAVEIVAHLAGRRWSDDREFADALEHAGVSLTAASAENRAGLQGLEQVVDQLIAFKGVLDGSHELQRALSDQRAGVEAKTRLAHRLTPGASDEALLLVEQAVLSPRGALVGRLVERFAEEVAARRQRWIAHVTTSRPLTEDQRGRLQQQLNTLYGKDLKLTVDVDPALLGGLKVQVGEEVIDGSVAARLDELRQRIGA; encoded by the coding sequence ATGGGAGACGCAGCGAACGAATTCACCCAGCAGAGCGCTCGTGAGGTCGAGCGCTGGGCCGGCTCCGCCAGCCCCGCGCTCGCCCGTGAGCTGTTCGCCGTGCTCGCCATCCTCGACGAGAACGGCGCCCTGCGGCGCGCGCTGGCCGACCCCTCCTACGAGGGGCCGCGGCGCGAGCAGGTCGTGCGCCGGATCTTCGCCGACAAGGTCTCCCCGGACGCCGTGGAGATCGTCGCGCACCTCGCCGGTCGGCGCTGGAGCGACGACCGCGAGTTCGCCGACGCCCTCGAGCACGCCGGGGTGTCCCTCACCGCGGCGTCCGCCGAGAACCGCGCCGGACTCCAGGGTCTCGAGCAGGTCGTGGACCAGTTGATCGCGTTCAAGGGCGTGCTGGACGGCTCGCACGAGCTGCAGCGCGCCCTCAGCGACCAGCGCGCCGGGGTCGAGGCCAAGACGCGACTGGCGCACCGGCTGACCCCGGGCGCCTCGGACGAGGCACTGCTCCTCGTGGAGCAGGCCGTGCTCTCGCCGCGCGGAGCCCTGGTCGGCCGTCTGGTCGAGCGCTTCGCGGAGGAGGTGGCGGCCCGCCGGCAGCGGTGGATCGCGCACGTGACCACGTCGCGACCGCTGACCGAGGACCAGCGCGGCCGGCTGCAGCAGCAGCTGAACACGCTGTACGGCAAGGACCTCAAGCTCACCGTGGACGTCGATCCGGCGCTGCTCGGCGGGCTCAAGGTGCAGGTCGGCGAGGAGGTCATCGACGGTTCCGTCGCGGCCCGGCTCGACGAGCTGCGCCAGCGGATCGGCGCCTGA
- a CDS encoding MraY family glycosyltransferase, with the protein MSPAPVVLLPAGLDLTDPGAAPDPEELRRLGELVLTVGVPALVLSLLLPLAVKPLLARWGVLDVPNERSSHHRTVVRGMGLAVALAVLAAYGSALLTGAIEVDRSVALVVLAVTGLFAALGWAEDYRGVSVRARLAAQLGIGLAATAVLVAVLGTSAWWLPVGTLAIAAYVNMANFMDGINGISGLHGLAAGLLYAWAGASNDLPWMIAAGLAVAGGFVGFLPWNLGRGTVFLGDVGSYLLGGSLAGIAVAAFLSGVYVEYLLPPLAVYVADTSVTLLRRVRAGEAWYRPHRQHVYQQLTDVGLSHTGSALVVTAATVLVSVASVVGLRTGPVATAVAGAFVLAVLALYLVLPALLGRRAGVRSRTGTRP; encoded by the coding sequence GTGAGCCCGGCCCCGGTCGTGCTGCTCCCCGCCGGGCTCGACCTCACCGACCCGGGCGCCGCCCCCGACCCGGAGGAGCTGCGCCGGCTGGGGGAGCTCGTCCTCACGGTCGGTGTCCCTGCCCTCGTGCTCAGCCTCCTGCTGCCCCTGGCCGTCAAGCCGCTGCTCGCCCGGTGGGGCGTGCTCGACGTCCCCAACGAGCGCTCCTCCCACCACCGCACGGTCGTGCGGGGCATGGGCCTGGCCGTGGCCCTCGCCGTGCTCGCCGCCTACGGCTCCGCCCTGCTCACCGGCGCGATCGAGGTCGACCGCTCCGTCGCGCTCGTGGTCCTGGCCGTGACCGGGCTGTTCGCCGCCCTCGGCTGGGCCGAGGACTACCGGGGCGTGTCCGTGCGAGCGCGCCTGGCCGCGCAGCTGGGCATCGGCCTGGCCGCCACGGCCGTCCTGGTCGCGGTGCTCGGCACCTCCGCCTGGTGGCTGCCCGTGGGCACCCTCGCGATCGCCGCCTACGTGAACATGGCCAACTTCATGGACGGGATCAACGGCATCTCGGGGCTGCACGGCCTCGCCGCGGGGCTGCTGTACGCCTGGGCCGGCGCCTCCAACGACCTGCCGTGGATGATCGCCGCCGGCCTGGCCGTGGCGGGCGGCTTCGTCGGGTTCCTGCCCTGGAACCTCGGCCGCGGCACCGTGTTCCTCGGCGACGTGGGCTCCTACCTGCTGGGCGGCTCGCTGGCCGGCATCGCGGTCGCGGCCTTCCTCTCCGGCGTCTACGTCGAGTACCTCCTGCCCCCGCTCGCGGTCTACGTGGCCGACACCTCCGTGACCCTGCTCCGCCGCGTCCGCGCGGGGGAGGCCTGGTACCGGCCGCACCGCCAGCACGTCTACCAGCAGCTCACCGACGTGGGCCTGTCCCACACGGGCTCCGCGCTCGTCGTCACGGCCGCGACCGTCCTCGTCAGCGTCGCCTCGGTCGTGGGCCTGCGCACGGGGCCCGTCGCCACGGCCGTGGCCGGCGCGTTCGTGCTGGCGGTGCTCGCGCTCTACCTGGTGCTGCCCGCGCTGCTCGGGCGCCGTGCGGGCGTCCGCTCCCGGACGGGGACCCGCCCGTGA
- a CDS encoding polysaccharide biosynthesis protein: MSGSPERTAGTAVPPGGPAAGFPPRGAPQDRPVAWLWIQMLLDSVAWVVALVLALVLRYEMELQFISAPGLLLVSLVAVAAQLVVGFSFALYKGRYSFGSFDEAKLLVVVTLIVTAVVQVLLLVVGTSIGIPRSTALIAFPFACLFMAAFRYLKRMYQEASARPGASAQHVVVYGAGYLGTFLIQRMMQDPHSEFLPVALLDDDPAKKHLRISSVPVLGTLHDLRDVMARTRASVLIVAMSGADPRIMHRVADAVAGTGIRVMTMPPLGEVLTAKHQGADFRDISMEDLIGRRPVDIDVEEIAGYVKGRRVLVTGAGGSIGSELCRQLVGFEPAELIMVDRDESALQGTQISITGRGLLDGRDTVLADIRDPESVGAIFRDRRPQVVFHAAALKHVSLLEQYPDEAWKTNVVGTLNVLQAAEEAEVEVFVNISTDKAANPTTALGHSKRVAEKLTAWMADRTGRRYVSVRFGNVFGSRGSMLPLFTEQIRQGGPITVTHAEATRYFMTIPEACQLVIQAGAIARGGEVLILDMGEPVRIMDIAERLRVMSGREDIEIEITGLRPGEKLHEDLIGLGEKDERPFHPKISHARADRLDPAQLDRHTWKVRGGMVYTGTIPVVRPSTQPPPTSVQRPRSSSGRAS; this comes from the coding sequence ATGAGTGGTTCTCCCGAGCGCACCGCCGGCACGGCGGTGCCCCCCGGGGGTCCCGCCGCGGGGTTCCCGCCCCGCGGCGCCCCGCAGGACAGGCCCGTGGCGTGGCTGTGGATCCAGATGCTGCTGGACTCCGTGGCCTGGGTCGTGGCCCTCGTGCTCGCCCTGGTGTTGCGCTACGAGATGGAGCTCCAGTTCATCAGCGCCCCCGGGCTGCTGCTGGTGTCCCTCGTGGCCGTGGCCGCCCAGCTCGTCGTCGGCTTCTCCTTCGCCCTGTACAAAGGGCGGTACTCCTTCGGCAGCTTCGATGAGGCCAAGCTCCTCGTGGTGGTCACCCTCATCGTCACGGCTGTGGTCCAGGTGCTGCTCCTGGTGGTGGGCACGAGCATCGGCATCCCGCGCTCCACCGCCCTCATCGCGTTCCCCTTCGCGTGCCTGTTCATGGCCGCCTTCCGCTACCTCAAGCGGATGTACCAGGAGGCCTCCGCCCGTCCGGGCGCCTCCGCCCAGCACGTGGTGGTCTACGGCGCCGGCTACCTCGGGACCTTCCTCATCCAGCGGATGATGCAGGACCCGCACTCGGAGTTCCTGCCCGTGGCCCTGCTCGACGACGACCCCGCCAAGAAGCACCTGCGGATCTCCTCCGTGCCCGTGCTCGGCACCCTGCACGACCTCCGCGACGTCATGGCCCGCACCCGCGCCTCGGTGCTGATCGTGGCGATGTCCGGTGCGGACCCCCGGATCATGCACCGGGTCGCGGACGCCGTGGCCGGCACCGGGATCCGGGTCATGACCATGCCCCCGCTCGGCGAGGTGCTCACCGCCAAGCACCAGGGCGCGGACTTCCGGGACATCAGCATGGAGGACCTCATCGGCCGCCGCCCCGTCGACATCGACGTCGAGGAGATCGCCGGCTACGTGAAGGGCCGCCGCGTCCTGGTGACCGGCGCCGGCGGCTCCATCGGCTCCGAGCTGTGCCGCCAGCTCGTCGGCTTCGAGCCCGCCGAGCTGATCATGGTGGACCGCGACGAGTCCGCGCTGCAGGGCACCCAGATCTCCATCACGGGGCGCGGCCTGCTCGACGGCCGCGACACCGTCCTCGCCGACATCCGCGACCCGGAGTCCGTCGGGGCGATCTTCCGCGACCGCCGCCCCCAGGTGGTCTTCCACGCGGCCGCCCTCAAGCACGTGTCCCTGCTCGAGCAGTACCCGGACGAGGCGTGGAAGACCAACGTCGTCGGCACCCTCAACGTGCTGCAGGCCGCGGAGGAGGCGGAGGTCGAGGTCTTCGTCAACATCTCGACCGACAAGGCCGCCAACCCCACCACGGCCCTGGGCCACTCCAAGCGCGTCGCCGAGAAGCTCACCGCGTGGATGGCGGACCGCACCGGGCGCCGGTACGTCTCGGTGCGCTTCGGCAACGTCTTCGGGTCCCGGGGCTCGATGCTCCCCCTCTTCACCGAGCAGATCCGGCAGGGCGGCCCGATCACGGTGACGCACGCGGAGGCCACCCGCTACTTCATGACCATCCCGGAGGCCTGCCAGCTCGTGATCCAGGCGGGGGCGATCGCCCGCGGCGGCGAGGTGCTGATCCTGGACATGGGCGAGCCCGTGCGGATCATGGACATCGCCGAGCGGCTGCGCGTGATGAGCGGGCGCGAGGACATCGAGATCGAGATCACCGGGCTGCGCCCGGGGGAGAAGCTGCACGAGGACCTCATCGGCCTCGGCGAGAAGGACGAGCGGCCCTTCCACCCCAAGATCTCCCACGCGCGCGCCGACCGCCTCGACCCCGCCCAGCTGGACCGGCACACCTGGAAGGTGCGCGGCGGCATGGTCTACACGGGCACGATCCCCGTCGTCAGACCGTCCACGCAGCCGCCGCCCACGTCGGTCCAGCGCCCGCGCAGCTCCTCGGGGCGGGCGTCGTGA
- a CDS encoding NAD-dependent epimerase/dehydratase family protein, with the protein MTSTTWAVLGATGFVGSATVARLQADGQTVVPVSAPRLGSGARTVHHLLQQAGRLESVIDYLAESFAGAHVVVNAAGLAAPDQTHEESLVGANALLPVLVALAARRTSVRRIVHVSSAAVQGDVDVLDETPTVRPFSPYSFSKALGESALLKLRRDWAGEDGAPAITVLRATSVQGSGRRTTARLARFASSPLSSVAGDGGAPTPVTSVHALAEFVSRVGRHGEALPPVVLQPWEGATTGSILRDAGRREPRHLPVLLCRLVVDAGFAVSALAGHRWHGVFRRLEVTWFGQRQVRGWAEEHDAVPEPRISEVLRQAHLAAGRG; encoded by the coding sequence GTGACATCGACGACGTGGGCAGTCCTGGGAGCGACGGGGTTCGTGGGTTCCGCGACCGTGGCCCGGCTGCAGGCGGACGGCCAGACGGTGGTCCCGGTCTCCGCGCCGCGGCTGGGGTCCGGGGCGCGCACGGTCCACCACCTGCTCCAGCAGGCCGGCCGGCTCGAGTCCGTCATCGACTACCTCGCCGAGTCCTTCGCCGGTGCCCACGTGGTCGTCAACGCGGCGGGCCTGGCGGCCCCGGACCAGACGCACGAGGAGTCCCTCGTGGGGGCGAACGCGCTGCTGCCGGTGCTCGTGGCGCTCGCGGCGCGCCGCACGAGCGTGCGCCGGATCGTGCACGTCAGCTCCGCGGCCGTCCAGGGCGACGTCGACGTCCTCGACGAGACGCCCACGGTCCGGCCGTTCTCCCCCTACTCCTTCTCCAAGGCCCTGGGCGAGAGCGCGCTCCTGAAGCTGCGCCGCGACTGGGCGGGCGAGGACGGAGCACCCGCGATCACGGTGCTGCGCGCGACCTCGGTGCAGGGCTCCGGCCGGCGCACCACCGCGCGGCTGGCCCGCTTCGCGTCCTCGCCGCTGAGCTCGGTGGCCGGCGACGGCGGCGCGCCCACCCCGGTGACGTCCGTGCACGCCCTGGCCGAGTTCGTCTCCCGGGTCGGGCGCCACGGGGAGGCGCTGCCGCCGGTCGTGCTGCAGCCCTGGGAGGGCGCCACGACCGGCTCCATCCTGCGGGACGCGGGCCGCCGGGAGCCGCGCCACCTCCCCGTGCTGCTGTGCCGGCTCGTCGTGGACGCCGGGTTCGCGGTCTCGGCCCTGGCCGGGCACCGGTGGCACGGCGTGTTCCGCCGGCTCGAGGTCACCTGGTTCGGTCAGCGCCAGGTGCGCGGCTGGGCGGAGGAGCACGACGCGGTCCCCGAGCCGCGGATCAGCGAGGTCCTGCGCCAGGCGCACCTGGCCGCCGGCCGGGGCTGA
- a CDS encoding glycosyltransferase: MPSDPTPTPTVAVACVTQDRHEDVLALVAALREQTVPVASLCLVDAGREALPREVLEEAIGGRFALELVRSLANLGGAGGFSLAILTALATGADRVWLMDDDAHPEGPDCLEILLQEAARRELSVVSPLVVAPQDHGALAFSYRLEGRMTHSRADLEPLGFLPGYATFFNGALMAEHVFFTVGLPDLKLFLRGDEVDFLVRLRRSGLPFGTTTRTAVAHPPGWDEEHVVVPGRLKVAVPGTEFKREHFFRNRGWTTWRYKRVVQLGADLVGYPLFYLRRRDVRGLASWASRYAGGMRGRGFGGPR, from the coding sequence ATGCCGTCCGACCCCACGCCCACCCCCACGGTGGCGGTGGCCTGCGTGACCCAGGACCGGCACGAGGACGTCCTCGCGCTCGTCGCCGCGCTGCGGGAGCAGACGGTGCCCGTCGCCTCCCTGTGCCTCGTCGACGCGGGGCGCGAGGCGCTGCCGCGGGAGGTGCTCGAGGAGGCGATCGGCGGCCGGTTCGCGCTCGAGCTCGTGCGCTCCCTCGCCAACCTGGGCGGGGCCGGCGGGTTCTCCCTCGCGATCCTGACCGCGCTCGCCACCGGTGCCGACCGGGTGTGGCTCATGGACGACGACGCCCACCCGGAGGGCCCCGACTGCCTCGAGATCCTCCTGCAGGAGGCCGCGCGGCGGGAGCTGTCGGTCGTCTCCCCGCTCGTCGTGGCACCCCAGGACCACGGCGCGCTGGCCTTCTCCTACCGCCTCGAGGGGCGGATGACCCACTCCCGGGCGGACCTGGAGCCGCTCGGCTTCCTGCCCGGCTACGCCACCTTCTTCAACGGCGCCCTGATGGCCGAGCACGTCTTCTTCACGGTCGGGCTGCCGGACCTCAAGCTCTTCCTGCGCGGCGACGAGGTCGACTTCCTGGTGCGGCTGCGCCGCTCCGGGCTGCCCTTCGGCACCACCACCCGCACCGCCGTGGCGCACCCGCCGGGCTGGGACGAGGAGCACGTCGTGGTCCCCGGCCGGCTCAAGGTCGCGGTGCCCGGGACGGAGTTCAAGCGCGAGCACTTCTTCCGCAACCGGGGCTGGACCACGTGGCGGTACAAGCGGGTCGTCCAGCTCGGGGCCGACCTCGTCGGCTACCCCCTCTTCTACCTCCGCCGGCGGGACGTGCGCGGTCTCGCGTCCTGGGCGAGCCGCTACGCCGGCGGGATGCGCGGCCGCGGCTTCGGCGGGCCGCGGTGA
- the atpA gene encoding F0F1 ATP synthase subunit alpha, with product MSEVTINADDVRSALSEFAASYEPGTAERTEVGRVSSASDGIARVEGLPSVMANELLRFENGVLGLAQNLDTRDIGVVILGDFRGIEEGQEVQRTGEVLSVPVGDAFLGRVVDPLGTPIDDLGPIEAEGRRALETQAPGVTMRKSVHEPLQTGIKAIDAMIPIGRGQRQLLIGDRQTGKTAIAVDAILNQRANWESGDVNKQVRCIYVAVGQKASTIAGVRQTLEDNGALEYTTIVAAPASEAAGIKYLAPYAGSAIGQHWMYGGKHVLIVFDDLSKQAEAYRAVSLLLRRPPGREAYPGDVFYLHSRLLERCAKLSDELGAGSMTGLPMIETKANDVSAFIPTNVISITDGQIFLQSDLFNANQRPAVDVGISVSRVGGAAQVKAMKKVSGTLKLELASYRSMQAFAMFASDLDPASRQQLTRGARLMELLKQKQYTPYPVEDQVVSIWAGTNGHLDEVEVADVLDFEQALLEHVRRTTNVMDSIVGSGKLEDDAVAALETAVAEVKRDFRGTKHGIEPGHEEHEPLDASAVDQERIVRK from the coding sequence ATGTCCGAAGTCACCATCAATGCCGACGACGTCCGTAGCGCGCTGAGCGAATTCGCCGCGTCCTACGAGCCCGGCACCGCAGAACGAACCGAGGTCGGCCGCGTCAGCAGCGCCTCCGACGGCATCGCGCGGGTCGAAGGCCTGCCCTCGGTCATGGCCAACGAGCTGCTGCGCTTCGAGAACGGCGTCCTCGGCCTCGCGCAGAACCTCGACACCCGCGACATCGGCGTCGTGATCCTCGGCGACTTCCGCGGCATCGAGGAGGGCCAGGAGGTCCAGCGGACCGGGGAGGTCCTCTCCGTGCCCGTGGGCGACGCCTTCCTCGGCCGCGTGGTCGACCCGCTGGGCACGCCCATCGACGACCTCGGCCCCATCGAGGCCGAGGGCCGCCGCGCCCTCGAGACCCAGGCGCCCGGCGTGACCATGCGCAAGTCGGTCCACGAGCCCCTGCAGACCGGCATCAAGGCCATCGACGCGATGATCCCGATCGGCCGCGGCCAGCGCCAGCTCCTCATCGGCGACCGGCAGACGGGCAAGACGGCCATCGCCGTGGACGCCATCCTGAACCAGCGCGCCAACTGGGAGTCCGGCGACGTCAACAAGCAGGTGCGCTGCATCTACGTGGCCGTGGGCCAGAAGGCGTCCACCATCGCCGGCGTGCGCCAGACCCTCGAGGACAACGGGGCCCTGGAGTACACGACCATCGTGGCGGCCCCCGCCTCCGAGGCCGCGGGCATCAAGTACCTCGCCCCCTACGCCGGCTCGGCCATCGGCCAGCACTGGATGTACGGCGGCAAGCACGTCCTCATCGTCTTCGACGACCTGTCCAAGCAGGCCGAGGCCTACCGTGCGGTCTCGCTGCTGCTGCGCCGCCCGCCGGGACGCGAGGCCTACCCGGGCGACGTGTTCTACCTGCACTCCCGCCTCCTCGAGCGCTGCGCCAAGCTCTCCGACGAGCTGGGCGCCGGGTCGATGACCGGGCTGCCGATGATCGAGACGAAGGCCAACGACGTCTCGGCGTTCATCCCCACCAACGTCATCTCCATCACCGACGGCCAGATCTTCCTGCAGTCGGACCTGTTCAACGCCAACCAGCGTCCGGCCGTGGACGTGGGCATCTCGGTGTCCCGCGTCGGCGGCGCCGCGCAGGTCAAGGCCATGAAGAAGGTCTCCGGCACGCTGAAGCTCGAGCTGGCGTCCTACCGCTCGATGCAGGCCTTCGCGATGTTCGCCTCCGACCTGGACCCCGCGTCCCGGCAGCAGCTGACCCGCGGCGCCCGGCTGATGGAGCTGCTGAAGCAGAAGCAGTACACCCCGTACCCGGTCGAGGACCAGGTCGTGTCCATCTGGGCCGGCACCAACGGCCACCTCGACGAGGTGGAGGTCGCCGACGTGCTCGACTTCGAGCAGGCCCTGCTGGAGCACGTGCGCCGCACCACCAACGTGATGGACTCCATCGTCGGCTCCGGCAAGCTCGAGGACGACGCCGTCGCCGCGCTGGAGACGGCCGTCGCCGAGGTCAAGCGGGACTTCCGGGGCACCAAGCACGGGATCGAGCCGGGCCACGAGGAGCACGAGCCCCTCGACGCGTCCGCGGTCGACCAGGAACGGATCGTCAGGAAGTAA
- a CDS encoding F0F1 ATP synthase subunit B, with protein sequence MTLLLAAEEGANPLFPNVWEMLITGIGFLILLFLVVKFVVPAFERVYRERTEAIEGGLAKAKAAQAEAAAARDEYNQQLESARLEAQKIREEARLEGEKILADFKDRANAESARITENAHRTIEAERSAAVVSLRNEVGALATTLAAKIVGESLDDDARSNRVVDRFLADLEQEQERNAGAAR encoded by the coding sequence ATGACACTGTTGCTGGCAGCCGAGGAAGGGGCGAACCCCCTCTTCCCCAACGTCTGGGAAATGCTGATCACCGGCATCGGGTTCCTGATCCTGCTCTTCCTCGTCGTCAAGTTCGTCGTGCCGGCGTTCGAGCGGGTCTACCGTGAGCGCACCGAGGCCATCGAAGGTGGCCTGGCCAAGGCGAAGGCCGCGCAGGCCGAGGCCGCCGCCGCCCGCGACGAGTACAACCAGCAGCTCGAGAGCGCGCGCCTGGAAGCTCAGAAGATCCGCGAGGAGGCCCGCCTCGAGGGGGAGAAGATCCTCGCGGACTTCAAGGACCGGGCGAACGCCGAGTCGGCGCGCATCACCGAGAACGCCCACCGCACCATCGAGGCGGAGCGCTCGGCGGCCGTGGTCTCCCTGCGCAACGAGGTGGGCGCCCTGGCGACCACGCTCGCGGCGAAGATCGTGGGCGAGTCCCTCGACGACGACGCCCGGTCCAACCGGGTGGTCGACCGTTTCCTCGCCGACCTCGAGCAGGAGCAGGAGCGGAACGCAGGTGCGGCGCGGTAA